The segment GGCCTGATCGATGCCACGCAGGAATGGTACGAAGGCCGCCCCGTGCTGGTCACCCGCAACGACTACAGCCTGGGACTGATGAACGGCGATATCGGCATCGCGCTGCGCGTGCCCGACGAGCAGGGCAGATTGCACCTGCGCGTCGCCTTCGAAGTGCCCGGCCAGAGCGGGGACGAAGCCACGCGTATCCGGCTCGTGCTTCCTTCGCGCCTGGGCGAACGCGAGACCGTGTACGCGATGACGGTGCACAAGTCGCAGGGTTCCGAGTTCGATCATGCAGCGCTCGTGCTACCGGACGCGGCCAGCGCCGTGCTCACGCGCGAACTGCTCTACACCGGCGTCACCCGCGCGCGGCGCTGGTTCACCTTGCTGGGATCGGAAGAGCGTGTCGCCGCCGCCATCGGGCAATCCACGCGCCGCCATTCGGGACTGTGGTCGCGTTTTTCCGCAATGACGTCAGCGTGATCCGTCAATCACGATGACGCTGGAAGACAACGTTCGTCCGGCGCCAGTTGACGGCGCTGCAGGCTGCCGGAACCGTTGAGGATGAGTTCCACCCCGGGCACATCCGTGCTCGCTTCGCCTTGGGGATCGTCGCCAGACGCACGTGCGCAGACACGCCATGACACCGTGGCACGTTCGGACGTCGACTTGAACTGGCCTTGCTGGCCGAAGGTGACCACACCTGCATCGGAGGCGGTCACCGCCATGGAGCCCGTGGGAACCGTGCGACGCAGTCGGCTGAAACCCGGCGCGTTGGCCATATAGGCGCGGTTGGCGCCCGCGACCCCGACGGGATAGGCATAGACGATCCAGCCATCGCCATAGAAAGCCTGGGTGGCGCAGGCATCGCCCGTGCTGCTTGGGCAGATGGAGACGAATGACGCGCGCTGCACGGCCTCGTGCCGCGCATAGGCCAGGTCACTGCGCAGCATCTCCGCGGCTGCATTCACGTGATGGCGACGCAACAAACCCTTCCATGAAGGCGCGACCAGCGTCACCACGATCGCCAGCACCGCCAGTGCGATCACCAGCTCCACCAGCGTGACGCCCCGGGACGGCAGCAAACGGTCGCGCGGCATCATCACCAGCACCGTCCGTTGGTATTGCGCGATGCGTCCGCGGCGTCCGGCAAGCGCGTGCCCGTGTTGTCGATGGAAAGGGATCCACAGGCATCACCGGCCTGCATGCCCTGCCCATTGGCCACCGCCACATAGGCCTGCCCCGCCCCATTGGTGTCCTGCACGGTGACCTGCGCCTGGTAATGGCCGGACTCGGACATGGCAGTGGCCGAGCTCGAATAACCGATCGCCACGAGATCGCCGTAACGGTTATGCACGGCGTAGTAGCGCTCCTGCGCATTGGCGATATGCATGAGCAGGGCCTGGCCTTCGGCGCGGCGCGCGCGATAGGTGTAGCGGCCATAGGACGGTATGGCGATGGCCGCGAGTATCGCGACGATGGCCACCACCACCATGAGCTCGACCAAGGTGAAACCTCGCGGATTCATGAGCCACTCCTGTCATTGATCGTTGTTGAGAGCGCGCCATGAGCGGCGACGCCAGATGGCATCGCCCACGGAGAACGGGCTTCCATCAGACGACAGCGTGATCCCCGGCAGATATACCTGCCCGCCTCCGACACGAATGGCCGCCGGCAACGACCCGCCGGTCGGCGCGTTGGTGATGCGCGCACCGGCGTGGGCATACGCGTCGTCCCATCCGCCGACAGGCCCCAACTGGACCCCACTCGCGGCACCGCCCGTCGCGGCATCCACGACCAGCACGGCACCTTGCGTGGTCGGATTGCACGGGTCGCTTTTCTGCGGGATGAGCGTGGTCACGATGGCGCGATTGCTGTCGAA is part of the Dyella jiangningensis genome and harbors:
- a CDS encoding GspH/FimT family pseudopilin → MMPRDRLLPSRGVTLVELVIALAVLAIVVTLVAPSWKGLLRRHHVNAAAEMLRSDLAYARHEAVQRASFVSICPSSTGDACATQAFYGDGWIVYAYPVGVAGANRAYMANAPGFSRLRRTVPTGSMAVTASDAGVVTFGQQGQFKSTSERATVSWRVCARASGDDPQGEASTDVPGVELILNGSGSLQRRQLAPDERCLPASS
- a CDS encoding type IV pilin protein — its product is MNPRGFTLVELMVVVAIVAILAAIAIPSYGRYTYRARRAEGQALLMHIANAQERYYAVHNRYGDLVAIGYSSSATAMSESGHYQAQVTVQDTNGAGQAYVAVANGQGMQAGDACGSLSIDNTGTRLPDAADASRNTNGRCW